One Psychromonas sp. psych-6C06 DNA window includes the following coding sequences:
- the fliS gene encoding flagellar export chaperone FliS gives MRRSIKQYQNTNLAHVEQADPHTLISLVMQHILGNLAGAKGAIERKEIENRNKMLTKVIGLIGELQNSLDMEQGGELSENLYGLYGYMISQVNSANIKNDATPLAEVSALITEIKSGWDGIPQDIRQQYK, from the coding sequence ATGCGTCGCTCGATAAAACAATATCAGAATACAAATCTAGCTCATGTCGAACAAGCGGATCCACATACGCTTATTTCACTTGTTATGCAGCATATATTAGGAAATTTAGCGGGAGCCAAAGGCGCGATAGAGCGTAAAGAAATTGAAAACAGAAATAAGATGCTCACTAAGGTGATTGGTTTGATTGGCGAATTGCAAAATAGCTTAGATATGGAGCAAGGCGGTGAACTTTCAGAGAACCTGTATGGCTTATATGGCTATATGATCTCGCAAGTAAATAGTGCAAACATCAAAAATGATGCCACACCATTAGCTGAAGTTAGTGCGCTCATTACCGAGATAAAGTCTGGTTGGGACGGTATCCCGCAAGATATACGTCAACAGTATAAGTAG